The Anastrepha ludens isolate Willacy chromosome 2, idAnaLude1.1, whole genome shotgun sequence DNA window aaaaacatctcaaactttaattgagctgcatacctagtagctaaaatgagttgtttttgagtaatgaatttttgagtaaacaccctgtttcgcactttttgttttttgcaaaataaaaaattttcaactacttttttgcaactatttctacatgaaatcactcgtgtaagtaattacgatcattttgaacccagaattattaaaatcggttcatttttgactaagttatgggcatttaaaaaaaattttttcttatatatattaattaaaaaaaatcgagtttgaggcgaaaaacaaaattgccgataactcttgaaaaaaatttttttcgggcgaacaaaaaaatacgtgtctcattattttgaccagagagcaacatatttaagttacatcgaaatcgaagaacatgacccgaatagcccggttgaattgaaatggaaagcatcagttcACACTTGCAATTCAACTAGTAAAGTGGCCCTTTAAATGGTTGTAAAGGAAAGATGGGAGAGAACTCCGATTACTAGATGCCAGGATTTAGTGGATTCTATGCCGAGGCACTCTGCGGCCATAATTGCCAATAAAGGATACTCAACAAAGTGTTAATACACTAATTAAATAGCATAGTTACGGATTAAAAGTAcctttgttttacatttttaagttaattttttgttacccCCTTATTTTGGCCGAAATAACTTATTAAGTGAATATATTTGGAAATATGCCAGAAATATGGGGTCtcttcttattaaaaatatgttgataggtaaattaattaagtaaaattattttgtgttcaaaaaatagagttcttttcagactttttaaagtttaaatttcgCAACGCCCTATGGTGCTATTATTTTCACCGTAGCTGTACatacgaataaaaaaaatcaagtaatatagtaaaaaaaaatttaatagaaaaattaaaattgtcaaAGCTCATTGGGCTTTTTATGCAtcccattacaaaaaaaattcaactacttagttttttaaatacaatacatttttttctaaattacctAAATAACTATTAAGTATTTTCtcatttcactacttttttgcttaaatattttattttttatatcatttttttttaattttgttttttagtcattgtgtatttttgtttttgtaattattgttCACACAATTACAATTATCGTTTTATTGaatgtttgtttttggtttctatAGCTTTGAGCAATTTACCGCTAgtaacacatgtatgtatgtgcatgtggatctatatatctacatatatatctatgtatgtatgtataacttaTTATGTGTCATTATTATTACTAagtacgtgtgtgtatgtagttttATGTACATTCTCAAAATATAGCGTACAATTAACGTTAGTTTAGTCACattgtatttgtttgtatgtatgtatgtatgtaggtatttgtgtttattttagaGTGAGAATATGAATttgattcttttaattttttgattcaaGTTAGCCACACTGGAAAAGTTCTAGAGTtcgtgtaaattttatttattcatagataaatgtaggtatgtaatAGTAATAGtttgttaaatatatgtatgtatgtatgtaaatgtagttGACTTATTTAATTGCAAGGTTTAGTTAGTAGGCGACGATAATTTgttgttcattagttttttgtaaataattcatattaaaagtttaagagaattttatataaaaattcgaaaagttataaaaattaaatttaataggtGTAAaacattgtgattgtaattcattacctttctaattttaaataaaagaaaaaaattttaaaagaattatcTCAAAAAATCGAAGAGTAACAATAAAGTTAATTAAACGCTTTGCTCTAATAATAACACGAATTTTGCttgcaactttttttctaatttttcttcaaagatTTTGGGCAAGAAAAGAAGATAGACACTCGCACATAGTGACCCAGAACTAAAATGCGCATTAACCAATATTTTAAGCCTCAGACTACATAGTAAATACTTACGAATATGAATGTTGCCGTATACGGACGTGTTTTACTTCGTTCCTCAGCCTGTGTTTATTTCCTAGTGACTTTGCCAATAGTAATTGTATTCGTGCCTATTTCACGCTTTAAAACAGTGACTCTATTTAGGAAATAAATCCTAGAAAACTtatctaatgaataaaaactaaatatttaacatCAAATTCAGTGCTTGCAATATAAAAGCTGCTCGTAATCAAGCAAAGCTGTTGTGTGCAAAGTGCTATGACCTGTTTAATTTGAAATGTGTTACCCTGTCATCGGCTGATTTTGATTTTCTGCTCACATCTAATAAACAATATTGTTGTAGTACGTCTCCACTTTAGTGTCGGTCATATCTATTCGTTCTCCGCCCCCTATTTCTGTATCTATTGCTAATAAAATTTGGAGCCTGATTACTATTCAAGTGATAAATCCAATAGTCACCATAAAACACTGCTCAATATTGCTTTGAAACTTTCAACGCTCTGCGCTCCGGATATTCGCAAATGCCTACTGTGATAAATGCTCTAAGCAATGTTAATTCTCAGTTATCCCAAAAGTGTGATAGCTTGTGTGCTGAAGTTCGCTCTCTATATGCAATAAACAATGATCACAATGCGGTCATCTCTTCCTTATGTTCTCAAATTTAAAGTTTACGCAATGTTGTTGCTAACTATGCATATATAACCAATACCAGTGCAGGTAAGACAGATGCCTGCAACAACTAAATATCAACTCTCTAAAGgcaacaaaaatcaacaaatgcTGCAATAACTGAAAAGCTTCTCTTCGTTAATTTGTCTCCATCTTCGTGTTTTATCGAATTGCCCAATGAGAAGCCCGCTGTACTCACTGTATCGAGCTCTAATGCTGATGACTCCTATAATGTAGTGCGAGCGAAGACGACGCCAATGTTGGCGGCGGAGTCAGCTGCTGCTGCGCCTGCTAGTACAGCTAATGCACCTGTTGGTAATGTTGGATGCATAAATAATATTGGACTTTCTGCTCTAGGAGTCTCTGCTCAAATAAAAGTGAGATTAATGTAAACAACTCTCGTAAAGCGCCTATAATTGTGGTGGAAAACAAATGAAGGGGTCACAGTGGTctatatttaaaaagtataggcttttaagaaaatactgtcaaatttttggaaggatattcccagtcgttttagcaggtagaatCAGATTCTTCTTGGATTCTTCTTATCCTATTTTTTGGCCTGGTCTTGTCAAAAGAATGTGAagcacagatggcgcttcaagcaataagaaggcgttgttcctaagcaatgacaggtgggcattcccatcattcaggactggtagcggcaggctaatcacctacccttctagaaagcaaaatagattaaggataccaacgcaagactgagtcttgttgaggctctatgctcccgatTGGAGTGAACAAAGGGGGAAAAATGCTTAATTACGATGTGGATTGCAATATTGGAGCAtgtcaataataaaaacaacaaaaaatgtatgcaactaAAAAAGGAGAatattaaaaagataataataaaCACCTGATTAGCTAAAACTAAaaccaaaactaagaaaattaaaaataattcaattgttgattaatttttatgctagttttgaaaacaaaaaaaatattatttcctgCATTTCCGACGCCGCCTACCCACTTTTCAATGTGCtgtgtaaatacatatactTCATTTCAGCCTGAATGTATGCAACAACGTTTTGTAGTCTGCGATTTTTGGAAGCCTTATAACTAAATTTTGATTCTAGTACTCGgtaaaatactcgtatatatgtacatgcatgcatagCGTTGGTAGCATTTGTGTGGTGCTGTGCTCTGCAGTCAGGATGCTTAAATGGGCCAATTATCCTGCGCGCACGGCCACTTAACTTAACCACTAACgcacatttaaaatttattttgttagtcTCTttcgttttttggtttttttttttttttgtcatacacTCAATCTGCTCTCATTTTGTTGCTTAAAAAcgtaatttgcatttaattattttgaatttgtgtttacttatttattcatGCTTTTTTTGCAGTTCTAgtgtccttttttgttttttttttttttgcttataaagtATGCATgccattactttattttttgttgcggcattttgcttttattgttgtcatcaaatatttaaattaatttcattattattagttttgcattattcatataatttgtttatccttttttgcaatttttttcagatttccATATTTCcagtttttaaatgaaatatttattttaatttatttttccttttcacaattttcatttgataagcaaaaccaatttttattatttgcaatttatttagttttgttacGGCTTTTTGTTGCTGCAAATTTAGCACTTTTCCACTGATGTTAGTTTGTATGCCGAGTTTGTATTTCATTTCGCCTGcattcgctgttgttgttgttattgcggtTGCTGCTATGAGTATTTACTTCGCTGTTGTTGTATTTGGTTTGCCATCACTGAGGTTGTCACTAATTTATGTGCTGCCACGAGGTCACAGCTGGCGCCTTGTTTGTAGCCCAGCAGCTGATGCTGAAGCTGCTGCTGCCATCGCTGTCGACGCCACCGCAGCAATTGTTGTCTGACTCAGCGACAAAGTCCCCGCCACAGCAAGCCGTATGCCAGCAGCAGATATTAGCAAGATACCGTCTGTGAGATCATCGAACATGGCGCCATGGCACACACCTACCGCCAGCAGCGCGAGTGCCATACCAATGACCTCGCCTACTCCTATCCGCTTGCTGCTGCTGTTACTACCGCCGCCGCCAGTGAGTGCTGAATTGTCTGGATCGCCGTTGATGCGTTTCGAAACTTCCAGGCCGAGCAGATTTGGTgagatggtggtgggcggcacTATGCTCAGCAGCAGACGTTGTTGCACGTTCTTGTGGAAGACATGCAGTATGGAGACTTCGCAGAGCAACAGAATGCTCGTCGTTTGGTATTTGGGCACCGTTTGGAAGAAACCCTGTATCACTTGGCTGTGTGGATAAATTTCAAGGGAAGAGTAGGTGGCGGATCCCTCAAAGGCGACATGATTGATGCGCTGGAAAGGGGTTTTGTAGATCTGTGGAAAGAGAGAGGGCGAGAccgagagaaaaaaattaaatttcatgttAAAGTTTTGATAAGACTTTCTGTATTTCAGATCCTCCTTTCGGcagtaaaatatgaaaattgggcgctaagagtaaaaaaaaaaaattaaaattaattgaaaaaaaaatttattaaaaccagAATTAGCTACTCCGAAAATCGAAAAGACTAAAGAGAGCATATCTAACCTTATATAAAATAAACCGCTAAAGTGAATGGCTTACTCGGTTTTTTCATATAACAGACCCCAAAGTTGCCCACACGGTCGAAAATGGCCGTTTGGCACTTTTTTCACGAATATTCAAATTCACTTGTTAGGACTGTCCTGGAAGTACTAATTTTAGCAAAATCAAAATActgaaaatcttttttaatgTAGTCTCTAAAAAAGTAAATTGCTTTAAAATCGATttatattttcacaatttgcaTATTCTGCTGCCGGAAGGAGTATCTTAAATACTTTTAGCAAAAAAAGGCATCAAATGTAAAGGCATCAGTTCACATTTTACAGTTTACTCACCTTGCGGCCATTGATGTACCAAGTTATGTTGGCTGGCGGATAGGATGGTCCCACTGTGCAGACGGCCTTGAAGTTGTCGTTCGCCGTGATGACTTTCTTGTCCACCTGCATGGCCGGCTCATCTTTGGGCAGTTCGATGACCTGCATGTGTGCGGCGCGAATATCGGTGTGAAAGACCGGCGCATCCTCGGATACTTCGCATTGATAGTTGCCGGTTAGTTCACGGTTTACGCCCTTCAGCGTCACAGATGTGGCATCTGAGTTTGTAAGCTGCAATGAGTGAGAAGAATACAAAATGAGTTAATTATTTCGGCTTTGAGTGATGGGTGGCGACACCGCGGTCTGACAAAGTTTCTTTCTTGAATTTTGCCAAAATGAGAAACGAAATTGTATAACGAAAGACACTCgcacaaacatatatataagtttttatacagaaatttacattctgtcaaaaaagtaccgggaattgttgaataaaacgcaaaataattgtttaatcatcaaaatttattttatccccttcaaaataggctccattcgaagcaatacacatacgccaactattagtccagtcatcaatgGACTTTTTAACCGCGTTTGTAGAGAACTTCTTCAACTCTTTCAgagaattctccttaatggcctctatcgattCAAAGCGGCATCCACGGAGaggcaatttaaattttgtggaaAGGAGGAGGCTAAATCCGGTCAATGCGGTGGTTGGTTGATGATATTTGTTGGTtgttttgtgatattttttggttaaaaaagtgttcacaatatgagtctTGTGAGACgctgcgttatcatggtgcaagatgcgtgagttttctttccacaaattaggCCAATTcttacgcacattctctctcaaacggcgcataacttccaaataatattctctactTACTGTAGAACCATTTGGGACGAATTCCGAgataatcaaaaaacaaaaaacgagcaGCTTGACTTTCACTTTTTACCGACGTTgatgtggttttttgggtttcggctcatgtggatagcgccattcagccgcatgttgactggtttgcatgtcaaagtCGTATACCTACGTCTCATCACCCGTTATGaagcgctggataaacgttgggcccgagttcacttgctcaagcatgtcttcagccaacTTCTTCAACTTCAACGAGTTGAGCAGCcatgcgtctcatgcccaatgaCGGTGTAAGATATTGCGAATTTATTCGTGACACACGCTAAGGTCATGATCGAcatccctcaaacttaaatgatggttttgtcTGTGAGGATGAGACCAACCCTACGCtttataagagccacaaaatggtttcacgTAGTAAATTAAATGCGGTTCATACGTGGTCCACAGTGGTATCGCAGCCTATCGTAGCAGTAACGCATAGACCGACTACTACCATAACCTAACCCGGTCACTCTTTGCTGCGGCTCTATCTGATATGTAATGTAgggtaaagtaaataaatatatataaaataacttaGTTAAGAAAACACAACATTCCACTGGGCCTGCTCTTGGCGCGATATCGGTGCTTAAACTCCTGTTTTCTTGGATGTCTACTAGATTTGGAATTGGCAGCCATCTACAGTATTTTGTCGTTTAGCTGAGACGCGAAATGGTTACACTACATTGGGAATTAGAGCGGGAAATTGAGTGCAAACTAGTAATAGTAGAATGTACCGCCAGGCCTAATTAGGCACCCTCTGCAACCAGAGAGGCAACCaacgtaacctaacctaagattGTTGTTGTAAAAACATTAAGTACTACGCGCAATCCTAGAGAATGCTGCTGTTTTGACAGTTCTTGGGCGGATATTTATCTGGGTCACTCTggcaacgtagaaccgactgtcgtggcaGAGAGTTGAGCCAACCCGGACCATAAATGTGATTTTTCAAGAAATTCCGATCACTGGTGCAATTATCGAgtaaattttgggaaaaaaacaTCTCTATTGTgaagttatttaatatttatgccAAACTTGAGCCAAACCGGACTATAAATCCCATTTTTAGAGAAATCTCAAAGACAGAGCCAATTATCGAgtaaattttagaataaaatatttgctttgggGTAGCTTATTCTTGCATGTTTCAAATTTTAACCAACTCAGACCATAAATACGCCATCTATTGGCTTGAAGGCAAAGTTATCCTCTGGATATAcgcagaaaaacaacaaaattgctttatgtaagaagaaaatatataaatatgttaatatatattaatagaaaatatgaaaattctcACATATGCTGCACCAAAGTCTTCGTAAATTGCACAGTTTTACTCGTAAATCGGCTTATtgattttattcatttctttaAGCTAAACACTTTccctttacatatttatattcgaGTACACaaatatctgtatgtatgtatattacattcAAAActtaatggatttcattgtttGTTCATTcgaattatttcaattaaataagaaactccCGCAAAATTGCAGTTGCTTTTTAATTGCAACTTGAATTGCCGCTGGCgcacttgtatacatacatgcactttTACATGCGTGCAATTGTGCGTAAGTATATACGTAAGTATATGTACAAGAGCAGcggatattttcatatattttaaggTTTTAACAATTCAGCCAAAGCTACAGCTGCAATAGCAAACACGCAACTTGAGGTGGCATTGAATGCAGAATTtactgaaataataataatattattaattttacaaagaaaaaaagtgttaTTAATGAACGGACGCATTGAAAGGCGCCGCAGGCCAACTTGACAACGCTTTGCTGCTTTCTTCGTCTCTCGCAGCAGCTCTGACGCTACTGCTGtcactgttgctgttgctattgctgctgctgcctttGGCTAAATGGTAGTGCATGAGTTAAAAAAACAAGAGAGCATCAGTCGAATGAGCAGCATGTGTGCAAGTGCAACAACAACGataggaaaaaattatatacctgCAAGTTGTTGATATTTGTCGTTTGTGCCGGGCTTAATTgagttgaaatttaaattaacaattcGTCCATTGTTCTTCCGTAGTTTTTGTACTTCTCGAgaaagtattacaaaaaaaaaaacaacaatacaaaaaaattgcatatttgcAGATGATTAATTAATGAATAAGCGAAGAAGAGAGTCGAAAATAAGTGGTAGAATAAATAAAGCGTATCAAAGAGATAGCTGTGGAGTAAGGAGTGCATGATTCCCGAACATGCCGAAGCAGCACGGAACATTTGCGATGTGCAtgaagaaggtgtcataggcgagtctacagcacgaaaatggcttgcaaagttcaaaaatggcgactttgacgttgatggcacgtcccgcagcggaaggccttctgaattcgatgaagaacgtctcaagtCACTTTTGATGGAGAACGGGCGCCGAACTGGTCATGAATTGGGGGAAAAAATGAACTACAATCAGAAAGCGATTCTCAATAACCTTcatttaatggaaattttacCGGAAAGTTGTGAGCCTGGGTGCCGcacgagctcaacgaagaaaacaaagaaagtcgcctttaaattgcttttcagcatctcgcccgccatcgagcaaaacGCGGTCACAAGCAGCTCGTTTTGTACCGACACGGGAAATGAGAAATCGTGCCTATACattaatatgaagcaaagaaaggagtgaatggctccaggagatacgccaaaaccGAGACTGAGTCAGGCCGCTTCCTCATATTATGTATTGGATGGGattgggagggcatggtgcactgggatatgctcgaaaagaatgccacattCAACAAGGCGATCTACATTGCCAAGccacaccgcgtgaatgagtctattcgactgaaaagatctgatcaacatggtcaaaccatacttcttcacgacaacgccaggtcgcttgttgcacaagtcgtcaaagccgcactccaagagatAGAATGGGAGCACCGATCGATAactaaaattactatattttatgCATTTCTTCATAATTATGAATTTCGTGTTCATTACTTTTGTGTTCGAATATTGTGAAAattcaacgtgcgtataaaaacttaaataatgtgaaaggtgcggcttctaagaacaccattgaacgtttgtacgaaacgaACGtacaaaaccgaccaaggcgatcggatgagaatattgctcttgtacgggccagtgttgagacgtcgccaaggacatcccaaaatcgccgttctcagcagttgggcattgctcggaccactttacaacgaattattcgcattgatttgcatttattcccgtacaagattcaattgacgcaaagattgttgcctgcgaacaagcctcgtcgattggaatgggcccaaagagtcatcgaaatggctgaagatgacgagcaattttggaacaaaatcatcatgtccgatgaggctcatttcttattgaatgggacggtaaacaagcaaaattgccgtatttgcgccactgaaaatcctcacgaaattcgagaggtacctctttacgacgaaaaagtcactgtttgttgaggcgttagtgcgaaaacgattattggtccgtttttcttcaaaaatgaagatggtcaagctgttaccgtcaatcaggagcgttattgcgatatgataaccacttttgtgatgccaattattcgtcgttaatgaggcagttctggtttcaacaagacggcgctccaccacacacagctcgcaccacaatcgattttttgaagaaattgtttccttgtCGTTTGATGTctattttgactggccaccgcgttcccccgatttaacgccatctgacttcttcttgtagggatatttaaaatcaaaggtttatattaataagccaaagaccatagaagagctcaagaacaacagccgtgaggaaatagccgctattccagccgaaatgttagctaaaactatagaaaatgctgcaaaacgggcacaatacgccgtacaggctcaatgcggccatttgagagatatcatactcaaaaagtgatgtcaacatcaaaaaaattgtgtgtttctttgattaaaaaaaaaacatatgggtccgtcgaatatgggcaacacAGTATATTTACAATTACCTCATGCAAGAGACaagaacaagttttttgaaTCTGAAGGGttacaggtgttacaggtgaatggagtgcgctatcgagagatgattaacgattttttatggccggagttggatggtattgatctgggcaacgtttattttcaacaagacggcgctacgtgccccaCAAGCAACGGGAAAGGTTAGGGGAAAAGATTCCGAACCGTGTTATCtcccgaagaggtgatcacaattggtcaccgagatcttgtgatttaataccttgtgacttttttctttggagccacgtaaaagagaagatctacgccaacagcccatagtcgattcaagacctcaaagatggaattcgtgaggctatcgaagacatagggcagccacgtTGCAATTCGGTgaaggaaaatttcatgaaaaaggtATTGTCCCGTAAGCGCGGTCgttgtggtcatttgcctgatgttatttgccactattaacggcataccttcctctgtataatgaaataaacaaccgatcatttatattaaaaaataatgaatatcaaaataacacctcttattcgaAAACCCTATATTAAAGTTGGCATCGGTAAAACAGCCGATTTGATTTATCTCTTTCGCCGTggccatgtggctgtcagcccagaatgaaacaaggagaattcattctttgttttctactttgccaatactttgctttgacaatcaaacgtacaaaagaTTGTTGTTTGGGTAGtgtcaccacctttaatgaatgcgccttgatacTTATTCCATagttatttttgacgtgataacgtcttataattcgatttaacaagctgcacgcacgaaaaaatgtgtcgttaccttgctcattagtgttaccttgctcatatgtcgttaccttgctcattgccgttaccttgctcattgcattgaatgaactgcaagcgaaagcgcggaacgaacgacaaagcaaacaaagcaaacgaacggcaacgttcgacatcttgctctctcctacttaagtgagcgtatatatgtatgtatatgcgcatatgtacatatataaattcacatatttgtatttgcatatgcctttttattgtatatgaaggaaaaaatgtatggtaatatttaccacataccttataagatatgttttatactaatatatatacatgtacaatttcgcgcaattttcaaaaagaataaatctatatgtaaagatgcatacaaatcatatgg harbors:
- the LOC128855265 gene encoding uncharacterized protein LOC128855265, producing MSRRERLFHEWFNLFALIWMIIADICFNAHCLKDLKIFVPEAVIMGNAATLSCQYDLGQAALYSVRWYFGSEEFYRYVPKVSPPTLVFPVSGINVDLTNSDATSVTLKGVNRELTGNYQCEVSEDAPVFHTDIRAAHMQVIELPKDEPAMQVDKKVITANDNFKAVCTVGPSYPPANITWYINGRKIYKTPFQRINHVAFEGSATYSSLEIYPHSQVIQGFFQTVPKYQTTSILLLCEVSILHVFHKNVQQRLLLSIVPPTTISPNLLGLEVSKRINGDPDNSALTGGGGSNSSSKRIGVGEVIGMALALLAVGVCHGAMFDDLTDGILLISAAGIRLAVAGTLSLSQTTIAAVASTAMAAAASASAAGLQTRRQL